The Achromobacter deleyi region TATGATCGTCCAACGGCGCAAGCGCAAGTAAGAGGCGAACACTATGTCACGTTCGATCAAGAAAGGCCCGTTTGTCGATGCTCACCTGATCAAAAAGGTGGACACGGCCGTCGCGGGCAAAGACAAGAAGCCGATCAAGACCTGGTCGCGTCGTTCCACGATCCTGCCCGAGTTCATCGGTCTGACGATCGCTGTGCACAACGGCAAGCAGCATGTTCCCGTGTACATCAACGAGAACATGGTCGGTCACAAGCTGGGCGAGTTCGCGCTGACCCGTACGTTCAAGGGTCACGCCGCGGACAAGAAGGCGAAGAGGTAAGCGATGGAAACTACTGCCATTATCCGTGGGGTTCACATCTCCGCACAGAAGACCCGTTTGGTTGCGGACCTGATCCGCGGTCAGAAGGTCGGCCGTGCGCTGGAGATCCTCACCTTCTCGCCGAAGAAGGCTGCCGTCATCCTGAAGAAGGCTGTCGAGTCCGCCATCGCCAACGCCGAGCACAACGACGGCGCCGATATCGACGAACTGAAAGTCACCACGATTTTTGTGGACAAGGCTCAGTCGATGAAGCGCTTCTCCGCTCGCGCCAAGGGCCGCGGCAACCGTATCGAGAAGCAGACCTGCCACATCACGGTCAAGGTCGGAGCTTAAGGAGTCACGATGGGTCAGAAAATTCACCCCACTGGGTTCCGTCTCGCGGTCACCCGTAATTGGTCCTCGCGTTGGTTCGCCGACGACAAGGCCTTCGGCACGATGTTGGCCGAAGACATTCGCGTTCGCGAGTACCTGAAGAAGAAGCTCAAGAGCGCCTCCGTCGGTCGCGTGATCATCGAGCGTCCCGCCAAGAATGCCCGCATCACCGTCTACTCGGCTCGTCCGGGCGTGGTGATCGGCAAGCGCGGCGAAGACATCGAAAGCCTGAAGGCTGATCTGCAGCGTCTGATGGGCGTGCCCGTGCACGTCAACATCGAAGAAATCCGCAAGCCGGAAACCGATGCTCAACTGATCGCCGACTCGATCTCGCAACAGCTCGAGAAGCGCATCATGTTCCGTCGCGCAATGAAGCGCGCGATGCAAAACGCGATGCGTCTGGGTGCCCAAGGCATCAAGATCATGAGCTCGGGCCGTCTGAACGGTATCGAAATTGCTCGCACCGAGTGGTATCGCGAAGGCCGTGTGCCGCTGCACACCCTCAAGGCCAACATTGACTACGGCACCTCCGAAGCCCACACGACGTATGGCGTGATCGGCATCAAGGTCTGGGTCTACAAGGGCGACATGCTGGCCAACGGCGAATTGCCGCCGGAAACCGCAGCCCCGCGCGAAGAAGAACGTCGTCCGCGCCGCGCTCCGCGTGGTGATCGTCCGGACGGTGCTCGCACCGGTCGTCCGGGTGGTCGTGGCCGTGGTGGTCCCCGCAAGGCGGACGCTGCTCCGGCGCCTGAAGGAGAATAAGCATGCTGCAACCCTCTCGCAGAAAGTATCGCAAAGAGCAGAAGGGCCGCAACACCGGTCTGGCGACCCGTGGTACCCACGTGTCGTTCGGCGAATTCGGTCTGAAGGCCACCGGCCGTGGCCGTCTGACCGCTCGCCAGATCGAAGCCGCTCGTCGTGCCATCAATCGTCACATCAAGCGTGGCGGCCGCATCTGGATTCGTATTTTCCCGGATAAGCCCATCTCGCAGAAGCCCGCCGAAGTCCGGATGGGTAACGGTAAGGGCAACCCGGAGTACTGGGTCGCTGAAATTCAGCCCGGCAAGGTGCTCTACGAAATGGAAGGCGTCAGCGAGGAAATCGCTCGTGAAGCCTTCCGCCTGGCCGCTGCCAAGCTGCCGATTTCGACCACGTTCGTCGCGCGTCATATCGGTGCTTAAGGAGTACTAACATGAAAGCTAGCGAACTCCGTTCGAAAGACGCCGCCGAGCTCGGCAAAGAGCTCGAAAGCCTGCTGAAGGCACAATTCGGTCTGCGTATGCAGAAAGCCACGCAGCAACTGGCCAACACCAGCCAGTTGCGCAACGTGCGTCGCGACATTGCGCGCGTTCGCACCTTGCTGACCGAGAAGGCAGGGAAATAAAGATGAGCGAAACTCAAAACACCCAAGTGGCCAAGCGCCAGCGTACGCTGGTTGGCAAGGTCGTCAGCAACAAGATGGACAAGACTGTCGTGGTTCTGGTTGAACGCCGCGTCAAGCACCCCATCTTCGGCAAGATCATCATGCGTTCCGCGAAGTACAAGGCGCACGATGAATCGAACCAGTACAACGAAGGCGATACGGTTGAAATCGCTGAAGGCCGTCCCATCTCGCGCTCGAAGTCGTGGCGTGTGGTGCGTCTGGTTGAAGCCGCACGTATCATCTAAGTAAAGCAGTCATCGGAACGGTTCGCCGTTCTGATATAAAACGGCAAGGGCTAAAACCCCTTGCCGTTTTTTTTCGCGTCTTGAATGTGGCGACTCAAAGGACAACATGCGCGGTTTCATGAAAGTAGCCCGCCTCGGATTGCTGGTGGTGAGCGGACTGGCGATAGCGCCCGGAACGGCGCAGGCTCAAGGCCAGGTTGAACCCGCGCTCGCTTCGGATCCGACGGCCATCGGCAAGGCGGTGCTGAATGCCGGACCGGACCCCCGGGTCCGACTGGACGGTCTGTCGCGCGATCACGCGGCGATCTTCGGCACCGAGGATGAAAGTGAGCAAGCCCTGATGGACCAGGAGCGCGCGCTCCAGGTGCAACGCGAGCAGCTGCGTGTGCTGGAGCGCGTGCTCAACGAGAAGCCGTCAGCCGCGGATCGGCATCCGCCCGCCATGATTCCGCTGAACGCCGGTGCTCCCATGGACATGCCGCGGCTGGCGCCAACGCCATCGGGCTCCGAACTGGATCGCGGAAACAGCGATACGCGGCGCAGCGTGGATGAGATGCAGCGGCGCGTCAATGGCCTGCGGCGCGACGCGGATACGCTCGGGCAGAGTGGACGGTAGGCAAGGCTTCAGGTGCGGCGTTTCTGGCCGTCTTTCACTTCTGATAATTCTGGAGCCCGCATATGCGAGCAGTGGTGAGTGGATTCGGTCTGGCGTGCGGGGTGGCCGTGGGCGCCGCGGTAATGGTGCCGTGCGCCGCATGGGGCCAGGTGCCCTTGAAGGACCAGACCTTCGAACGGCCGTACCGCGACAGTTTTGTGATGGTCGGTAGTGACGGTCGGGTTAGAACAGGCGTGGAAGTGCGCGAACTGTCGGACCTGACGCAGCGTGTTTCCGAGCAGGCAAAGGCGCTGGAGGAATTGCGCGCCAAGAACGAGACGCTGACCCGCAAGCTTGATGAGCAGGCGCGAAAGATTGCGAACCTGGAGCGCAGACAGGACGACGGCGGCCGTGGCAGCGATAGCCAGAAGGGCGAGCTCGACAAGCTGGCGCGCACCGTGAACAGCCAGAAAAGCGAGTTGGACAAGCTGTCGCGCAGCCTGGACGAACTGCGTCGCCGGGTGAAGTAGAGGGCGCCCTTTGGTGCGGAGCCGCGGTGGCAACGGCGCGCGGCGCCCTATGCGCGTCTTGCGAACTCCCGCAGCCGTCCCGCGATGCCTGTGGGGAAGTAATACACCGACAGCACGAACAGAATGCCCAGCCACAAGAGCCAGCGGTCTGGTTCGAACAGCAGCGCCAAGGGCGCCACGCTTGCCACGACCCCGTGAACCGCATGCAGCCCATCCTGGAGATAGCTTTGTGCGAACACGAACAGGCTGGCTCCCACGACGGCGCCATACATCGTCCCCATGCCGCCGATGACGACCATCAGCAGGATGTTGAGCATGATCTCGAACGAAAGCGACGTGTCCGGGCCGTTATAGCGGAGCCATAGCGCGTACATCGCGCCCGCCAGCGTGGCGAAGGCCGCCGCCAGCAGGTTCGACAGGCTGCGGTAGAGCACCGTGCGATACCCGATGGCTTCGGCGCGGAAGGGGTTCTCCCGTATGGCCTGCAGCACCCGGCCGAACGGAGAGTTCACGATACGCAGCAGGATCAGGAACAACACCAGACAAACCGCGGCGATCAGATAGTAGGTGATGATGCGGCCGTCGATGTTGATGCCGAACACCGGCTCCGACAACGGCCGAAACGCGGGCCGCAGCATTTGCGGCACCTTGAAGTTCAGGCCGTCCTCGCCGCCAGTCATGTCCGACAGCTGCGACACCAGCGTCTGGAAAGCGGCGGCCACCGCGAGTGTGATCATGGCGTAGAAGATGGCGCGCACGCGCAGGCTGGCCAGGCCGATCAGCAGGGCAAAGGCCAGCGAAACCGCCAGTCCGCCAGCCACCCCCGTGAACACCGCGGTCCAGCCCGGTTCCATCCGCACGCTGGCGATCGCCACGCCATACGCGCCGATTCCGAAGAACATAGTGTGCGCGAAGCTGACGATGCCCGTGTAGCCCAGCAGCAGGTCATAGCTGGCGACAAGAATAACGAACACCAGGATCTTCGCGGCGACGGCGAGCGACTTCGGACCTGGGAACAGAAACGGCGCCGCGGCCAGCGCGGCCACGATCACGATGAGCAGCAGCGCCAGCATCGTGCTGCGCGGAGGGTCGCCGGAAAGCAGGCGTAGCGGCATGTCGGCGGCTCCTAGCGATTGGTGACGGGATATACGCCTTGCGGGCGCCACAGCAGAATGGCGACCATCAGCGCGATGTTCGAGAACAGGGCGGCCTTGGGCAGCAGGAAGCCGGTGTAGTTGGCCATCAGGCCCACCAGCAGCGCGCCGATGAGGCAACCCACGGTGGAGCCCAGGCCGCCGATCATGATGACGATGAAGATCAGCACGTTCACCTGCGCGCCCAGCTGCGGCACGACGGACTGCTGGTACATGCCCCACAGCACGCCGCCCAACCCCGCCAGCATCGAACCCGCGACAAACACGCCGACGAACAGATGACGGATGCGATAGCCCAGGCTTTCGACCATTTCCCGATCTTCCACACCGGCACGGATCAACAGGCCCAGCTTGGTGCGATTAAGCACCCACAGCATGCCGGCCAGCACCAGCAGGCCCACCACCAGCGCCACGATGCGGAATTTCTCGATGGCTGCGTCGCCCAGCAGGAAGGCACCGCGCAGCGCCTCGGGTAGCGGCAGGGAAATGGTTTGTGGTCCCCACATCATCTTGATGATCTCTTCACCGATGATCATGCCGCCCATGGTGATGAGGATCTGCTTGAGATGCTGGCCGTAGACCGGACGCACGATCACGCGTTCGAACGCCAGGCCCACCGCGCCCGCCACCAGCATGCCGACGATCATGGCGGGCAGCACCGCGACCAGGTTCGTCCAGAAGCTGGCGGACTGCGTCCAGTCGGCCATGGAGCCCAGAATGGTCGCCGCCATGTAGGCGCCGATGGCGATGAAGAGGCCGTGCCCGAAGTTCAGCACGTCCATCAGGCCGAAGACGAGCGTCATGCCCGAGGCCACGATAAAGATGATCATGCCCATGGCGAGGCCGGCGAAAGTCAGTGTGACCCAGGTGGAAAGCGAGCCGACCAGCGGCAGCGCGATAGCCGCCAATGCCAATACCAGCAGGATGGGGCGAAGGTCCGCGCTTGCGCGCGGCAGCGGGGCTTCGATGTCGAGCGTACTCATTGATGGCTTCCCAGTGACAGGCCCAGCAGGCGCGTCTGCAGCGCGTCGTCCGCCGCCAGCTCTTCCATGCCACCGGCATGGACGACCCGCCCGTTATCCATGACCGCGACGTGATCGCCGACCTGGCGGGCGAAGTTGAAATTCTGCTCGACCAGCAGGATGGTGGTGGATGCCTGCTTGAGCTCGATGAAGGCGTCGATCATGTTCTGGATGATGGCTGGCGCCAGGCCCTTGCTGGGCTCGTCCACCAGCAGCAGGCGGCGCGGCTCGATGATGGCGCGCGCCATTGCCAGCATCTGCTTCTGACCACCCGACAGCTTGCCGGCGGGATGCAGCCAGAATTTTTTCAGCGCGGGAAAGAAGCCGAAGATCCATTCCAGCCGCGCCGTGTCCAGCTGGCTGGCGTTCTTTGCATGGCGCGCCGCCAGCAGGATGTTCTCCTTCACCGACAGGTCCGCGAAGATGCCCATGTTCTCTGGCACGTAGGCCATGCCCATGCGCGCCATGTCGGGAGGCGACTTGCGCGTGCCCGGCCCGCCGATGGCCGCGCCGTCGAAGCTCACCGCGCCTTGCGATGCGCGCCACAAGCCCATGATCGTGCGCAGCGTGGTCGTCTTGCCGGCGCCATTCCGGCCCAGCAGCATGGTCACGGCCGACGGTGGCACCGACAAATTGACGCCGTGCAGGATGTGATACGCGCCTATATGCGTATGCACGTCCTTCATTTGCAGGAGTGGACTCGGCGTCATGCCGCCTTCTCCACCGGGCTGATGCCCAGATAGGCCTGTTGCACGATGGGGGATGCGATGACGGTCGCAGGGTCTCCGTCCGCCATCAGTTGGCCGTTGTGCAGCACGACGATCCGATCGGCAAGCTCGCGAACGACATCCATCTTGTGCTCCACGAGCAGAATGGTCTTCGAGGTGTCGTTCTTGATCTCGCGAATCAGGT contains the following coding sequences:
- the rpsS gene encoding 30S ribosomal protein S19, with the protein product MSRSIKKGPFVDAHLIKKVDTAVAGKDKKPIKTWSRRSTILPEFIGLTIAVHNGKQHVPVYINENMVGHKLGEFALTRTFKGHAADKKAKR
- the rplV gene encoding 50S ribosomal protein L22 gives rise to the protein METTAIIRGVHISAQKTRLVADLIRGQKVGRALEILTFSPKKAAVILKKAVESAIANAEHNDGADIDELKVTTIFVDKAQSMKRFSARAKGRGNRIEKQTCHITVKVGA
- the rpsC gene encoding 30S ribosomal protein S3; the protein is MGQKIHPTGFRLAVTRNWSSRWFADDKAFGTMLAEDIRVREYLKKKLKSASVGRVIIERPAKNARITVYSARPGVVIGKRGEDIESLKADLQRLMGVPVHVNIEEIRKPETDAQLIADSISQQLEKRIMFRRAMKRAMQNAMRLGAQGIKIMSSGRLNGIEIARTEWYREGRVPLHTLKANIDYGTSEAHTTYGVIGIKVWVYKGDMLANGELPPETAAPREEERRPRRAPRGDRPDGARTGRPGGRGRGGPRKADAAPAPEGE
- the rplP gene encoding 50S ribosomal protein L16; the encoded protein is MLQPSRRKYRKEQKGRNTGLATRGTHVSFGEFGLKATGRGRLTARQIEAARRAINRHIKRGGRIWIRIFPDKPISQKPAEVRMGNGKGNPEYWVAEIQPGKVLYEMEGVSEEIAREAFRLAAAKLPISTTFVARHIGA
- the rpmC gene encoding 50S ribosomal protein L29 — encoded protein: MKASELRSKDAAELGKELESLLKAQFGLRMQKATQQLANTSQLRNVRRDIARVRTLLTEKAGK
- the rpsQ gene encoding 30S ribosomal protein S17, whose amino-acid sequence is MSETQNTQVAKRQRTLVGKVVSNKMDKTVVVLVERRVKHPIFGKIIMRSAKYKAHDESNQYNEGDTVEIAEGRPISRSKSWRVVRLVEAARII
- a CDS encoding branched-chain amino acid ABC transporter permease, whose protein sequence is MPLRLLSGDPPRSTMLALLLIVIVAALAAAPFLFPGPKSLAVAAKILVFVILVASYDLLLGYTGIVSFAHTMFFGIGAYGVAIASVRMEPGWTAVFTGVAGGLAVSLAFALLIGLASLRVRAIFYAMITLAVAAAFQTLVSQLSDMTGGEDGLNFKVPQMLRPAFRPLSEPVFGINIDGRIITYYLIAAVCLVLFLILLRIVNSPFGRVLQAIRENPFRAEAIGYRTVLYRSLSNLLAAAFATLAGAMYALWLRYNGPDTSLSFEIMLNILLMVVIGGMGTMYGAVVGASLFVFAQSYLQDGLHAVHGVVASVAPLALLFEPDRWLLWLGILFVLSVYYFPTGIAGRLREFARRA
- a CDS encoding branched-chain amino acid ABC transporter permease — translated: MSTLDIEAPLPRASADLRPILLVLALAAIALPLVGSLSTWVTLTFAGLAMGMIIFIVASGMTLVFGLMDVLNFGHGLFIAIGAYMAATILGSMADWTQSASFWTNLVAVLPAMIVGMLVAGAVGLAFERVIVRPVYGQHLKQILITMGGMIIGEEIIKMMWGPQTISLPLPEALRGAFLLGDAAIEKFRIVALVVGLLVLAGMLWVLNRTKLGLLIRAGVEDREMVESLGYRIRHLFVGVFVAGSMLAGLGGVLWGMYQQSVVPQLGAQVNVLIFIVIMIGGLGSTVGCLIGALLVGLMANYTGFLLPKAALFSNIALMVAILLWRPQGVYPVTNR
- a CDS encoding ABC transporter ATP-binding protein, with translation MTPSPLLQMKDVHTHIGAYHILHGVNLSVPPSAVTMLLGRNGAGKTTTLRTIMGLWRASQGAVSFDGAAIGGPGTRKSPPDMARMGMAYVPENMGIFADLSVKENILLAARHAKNASQLDTARLEWIFGFFPALKKFWLHPAGKLSGGQKQMLAMARAIIEPRRLLLVDEPSKGLAPAIIQNMIDAFIELKQASTTILLVEQNFNFARQVGDHVAVMDNGRVVHAGGMEELAADDALQTRLLGLSLGSHQ